The following are from one region of the Gambusia affinis linkage group LG02, SWU_Gaff_1.0, whole genome shotgun sequence genome:
- the LOC122846761 gene encoding AN1-type zinc finger protein 3-like, producing MGDTGSEGSKGPSNVNVLPPRCPCGFWGSSKTKNLCSKCFADTEKKQPNDDCAPKTSSSTSSSQTDIFCTDTNSISQSLMSRSNTSEEPSPGETGVASVHIQNGLSNTDTVLASLSTPTKRSYESASESESDSSPEKRARVAEVPEGEECSSSSSSLSSSPFSSRSGSKQRSRKRCHRCQTKLELVQQELGSCRCGFIFCMLHRLPEQHDCLFDHQGRGRQEAVLKMVKLDRKVGRSCQRIGEECS from the exons ATGGGGGACACAGGGAGCGAGGGCAGCAAGGGTCCAAGCAACGTCAACGTTTTACCCCCGCGCTGTCCGTGCGGGTTCTGGGG GTCAAGCAAAACTAAGAATCTCTGCTCTAAATGTTTCGCAG ACACTGAGAAGAAACAGCCAAACGATGATTGTGCCCCAAAGACCTCTTCAAGCACCAGCAGCAGTCAAACGGACATCTTCTGTACTGACACAAACAGCATTAGTCAGTCCCTGATGTCAAGATCCAACACTTCAGAAGAACCTTCGCCAGGAGAGACTGGAGTGGCATCTGTTCATATTCAGAATG GACTATCCAACACAGATACTGTCTTGGCTTCACTTTCCACCCCCACAAAGCGCTCATACGAATCTG CCTCAGAGTCAGAAAGTGACTCTTCACCAGAGAAGCGAGCAAGGGTGGCTGAGGTCCCAGAGGGTGAGGAGTGTTCATCGTCGTCATCATCATTGTCATCTTCGCCATTTTCTTCTCGCAGTGGCTCTAAACAGCGGAGCCGCAAACGTTGCCATCGCTGCCAAACTAAACTGGAGCTGGTACAGCAGGAACTGGGCTCCTGTCGCTGTG GCTTCATCTTCTGCATGCTCCATCGTCTTCCTGAGCAACACGATTGTCTCTTTGACCACCAAGGGCGCGGCCGTCAGGAGGCTGTGCTCAAGATGGTCAAGCTGGACCGTAAAGTGGGCCGCTCGTGCCAGCGCATCGGGGAGGAGTGTTCATGA